The Halictus rubicundus isolate RS-2024b chromosome 18, iyHalRubi1_principal, whole genome shotgun sequence genome contains the following window.
GGCTTACCGATACACGAGATGCGTCTACGAAGCAGATCCGGAAGTGTTCTTTTTCCCCTAAGCGATCGAAGCATATCCGAGCAGATACTGGGATCAAGTTCAACctaaaaaatcaaagtttcaTTAGAAAGCGACCGACGAAAATTAGTTTGTCTTGTAAAGTCGTTCCATTTGATGACAGAGAATAAACACGATGGCATGGAATAGATTGTATATTATTGAAAACGCAACCGTCCATGTTGCGACGAATTATAACGTTTTGGAATCGCAATTGTATcgagttttatttttttttggtaaattgaatttacaatcgCGACTACGAGCACCCTGGTGTAAAACAATTTGGAGGTAGCGGCGATGATACAACGCTTGCATAATCCCTGCGCGTCCTGGCGCAACTTATTGCGCTGTCCAACGTAACTCCTCCTTTTCCGGCGCAGCTATTAACCTATGGGATCATCCTCGGAAGTGGAGGTTGCGGACGCGTTTTAATCACACGGTCAACGGACTAATCACGGGTCAGCCGCGTCTCTCTAAAGACACAAAAATTGTTTGTTCTCCTACTCGGTTGGCCCGGTGCTGCTCAATATAAAAAGGTACAGGTGCTTGCCTCGCGCTCAAGATTAGTAGTTTACTCATCCCGGGTTCGTTTTCGACGACCGAACAACTTCGGATAGTGCTAAGCCTGGTACGCATTAGGGCGCGTTCATTACACAGTTCCCTCTTAGAAAACATATCCTCGACTAATTGTTAACGCGTGATATTGTAGAAATTTGATATCGAAATTTGTCGTTGTGATCGTTGGAGACCTTGTGGTCGTCTTATAAATGCTTTAAGGGGGCGATTCTGCAAGTCGATAtaagagaaataaaaaaaaataacaattttctaacGGTTTTGTTTCGGGAATAGCGTTCGATCAGTTTAATATTTCTGGTGGGTCAAGGCACAGTCGGAAGCAGATTAGGTGTCTGTTCGCAGAGGGTGTTAGCCACAGAACTAGCCTAGAATTATATCGAGGAGAGAGCTGCCTGTTGGGCTTGGACAGTTCAACATGAAGAACCTCAGCATCGTTTTCGCGATAGGCTTACTGTTCATGATCGTGACCATCTGGGAGACCGAGAGCGTGAGTTGAAATCGACCATTATCTGTTCGCGAATTATGCGATGAAGTGACTTGCTTGGCATTCGTAGAAAAAAGTCACCTTAGAAGAAGCCAAAAACACGGTTAAAAACCTGAGAAAACCTTGCGCGAAGAAGACAAATGCAACCAAGGGTACGGCAAAACGAAAATCGTTTGTCATTAACCCCTTCACAGTGAAATCACAGTAAAAATGTGAACGATAAATGATTCTCCACGTGTGACCGAATTCTATACGGGATAGATTGTTCGGTGCTGTGCAGGGGTTAATTTGTGTCACTCATTCTCGCTCTGTTTAACCAGGCTGACATAATTTTCTACGATTTTATCGCACAGAACTGTTAGACGGACAACATAAGGGCGAGTTCCCGGAGGATGAGAGATTGATGTGCTACATGAGGTGCATACTTACCACGACGAAGACCGTgagtaaatataatataatattcgcGATAATATTCTGCTACACCAATGAAGCTAATTGTAATACATGTTTTCTAAAAATTAAGAACAGTCTGTTAACATAAACTACCCGTTTGCTTCCAGTTGAGAAACGACGAGGTGCAATACGAATGGTTCGTTAAGAACGCTCGCCTCATGTTAGAAGAAAAGTATGTCCCGCGTGTCGAGCATGTGGTCGAGGTTTGTCGAAACGAAGGTACGAAGTAATCATTTTTTTTGCTCACCGGTTACACTCTAATTTTACATAGTAATTTTAAATTTGACttatattattttgttacaGTGCCCACGACGTTGAAGGGTTGCGAGCTCGCGTGGGAATTCGGCAAATGTGTTTGGAGCGTCGATCCCGAAGTAAGCTATTCGCAATTGTAAAAATTACACAGCAAAAATGGAAAACGTTATTTCGCGTAAAAATCTAACTTTTACTAACTTTCACACGATATTTCTTCCATTCGAGTCCACCCCTAAGGGACAATGCTACGATT
Protein-coding sequences here:
- the LOC143362796 gene encoding general odorant-binding protein 83a-like, with the protein product MKNLSIVFAIGLLFMIVTIWETESKKVTLEEAKNTVKNLRKPCAKKTNATKELLDGQHKGEFPEDERLMCYMRCILTTTKTLRNDEVQYEWFVKNARLMLEEKYVPRVEHVVEVCRNEVPTTLKGCELAWEFGKCVWSVDPELYIAP